The following coding sequences lie in one Lysobacter capsici genomic window:
- a CDS encoding phytoene desaturase family protein yields the protein MSRDTGPDWSERGPRANGRPRVIVIGGGVSGMATGVYGQMNGMDTRIFETHVLPGGCCTAWSRKGYIFDYCIEWLIGTGAGNDANRIWRELGALDGKTVRDFDMFNKVVDERGRSVTFYNDPDRLERHLLEISPADEALIRSFCADLRRFIKIELYPFLKPDPLKSVGEKIKTMLEILPAFRLFWRNAATPMHEFADKFRDPLLKRAFRNIFYQDPECFPLLPYLYNMACAYNNNAGFPQGGSLGLSRSIEERYTALGGILTYRARVDRILVEDGRAVGVELKGGARHYADFVVSAADGHTTIYGMLEGKYKNKTIDTLYDEMLNKPGILFPAVVSAFVGLEGDLDPNDSHSTTYMLSEEEAKQLPGALQASIVVQLRSRYSDGFAPAGRSVIHCTYFSDFNYWRTLRTEDRKRYWAEKKQVGEFVRGFLEKLYPGIGERIELVDVASPATTKRYTGNSNGSILAWKAFSDAEDLANKLVNKGRMQLPGLGGFYMAGQWVGLGGLIRAASSGRFVMQFICKELGREFKAWESGGAAPWHTGKLGHFPQLDKTPPERPAKLRLVDAPVALEQASAV from the coding sequence ATGTCGCGTGATACCGGCCCGGACTGGAGCGAGCGCGGCCCGCGCGCGAACGGCCGACCGCGCGTGATCGTCATCGGCGGCGGCGTCAGCGGCATGGCCACCGGCGTCTACGGCCAGATGAACGGCATGGACACGCGTATCTTCGAAACCCATGTGCTGCCCGGCGGCTGCTGCACCGCGTGGTCGCGCAAGGGCTACATCTTCGACTACTGCATCGAATGGCTGATCGGCACCGGCGCCGGCAACGACGCCAACCGGATCTGGCGCGAACTCGGCGCGCTCGACGGCAAGACCGTGCGCGACTTCGACATGTTCAACAAGGTCGTCGACGAACGCGGCCGCTCGGTCACCTTCTACAACGACCCCGACCGGCTCGAACGCCATCTGCTGGAGATTTCGCCGGCCGATGAAGCCTTGATCCGCTCGTTCTGCGCCGACCTTCGCCGCTTCATCAAGATCGAGCTGTACCCGTTCCTCAAGCCCGATCCGCTCAAGAGCGTCGGCGAAAAGATCAAGACCATGCTCGAGATCCTGCCCGCGTTCCGGCTGTTCTGGCGCAACGCGGCCACGCCGATGCACGAGTTCGCCGACAAGTTCCGCGACCCGCTGCTCAAGCGCGCGTTCCGCAACATCTTCTACCAAGACCCCGAATGCTTCCCGCTGTTGCCGTACCTGTACAACATGGCCTGCGCCTACAACAACAACGCCGGCTTTCCGCAGGGCGGCTCGCTGGGTTTGTCGCGTTCGATCGAGGAACGCTACACCGCGCTCGGCGGCATCCTGACCTACCGCGCCCGCGTTGACCGCATCCTGGTCGAGGACGGACGCGCGGTCGGGGTCGAGCTCAAGGGCGGCGCGCGCCATTACGCCGACTTCGTGGTCTCGGCCGCCGACGGGCATACCACCATCTACGGCATGCTCGAAGGCAAGTACAAGAACAAGACCATCGACACCTTGTACGACGAGATGCTCAACAAGCCGGGCATCTTGTTCCCGGCGGTGGTCTCGGCCTTCGTCGGCCTGGAAGGCGATCTGGACCCGAACGATTCGCACAGCACCACCTACATGTTGAGCGAAGAGGAAGCCAAACAACTGCCCGGCGCGCTGCAGGCCAGCATCGTGGTGCAACTGCGCTCGCGCTATTCCGATGGTTTCGCCCCGGCCGGACGCTCGGTGATCCACTGCACCTACTTCAGCGACTTCAACTACTGGCGCACGCTGCGTACCGAAGATCGCAAACGCTATTGGGCGGAAAAGAAGCAAGTCGGCGAATTCGTGCGCGGGTTCCTGGAAAAACTCTATCCGGGCATCGGCGAGCGGATCGAGCTGGTCGACGTTGCCTCGCCGGCCACGACCAAGCGCTACACCGGCAACAGCAACGGCAGCATTCTGGCCTGGAAAGCCTTCAGCGATGCCGAAGATCTCGCCAACAAGCTGGTCAACAAGGGCCGCATGCAATTGCCGGGGCTGGGCGGCTTCTACATGGCCGGGCAATGGGTTGGCCTGGGCGGGTTGATCCGCGCCGCCTCGTCGGGCCGCTTCGTCATGCAGTTCATCTGCAAGGAACTGGGCCGCGAGTTCAAGGCCTGGGAAAGCGGCGGCGCCGCGCCCTGGCACACCGGCAAGCTCGGCCATTTCCCGCAACTCGATAAAACCCCACCGGAACGGCCCGCAAAGCTGCGCCTCGTCGATGCGCCCGTCGCGCTCGAACAAGCCTCCGCCGTCTGA
- a CDS encoding phytoene desaturase family protein: MSPDADAAKPSKSGPDWSARERAPGARPRVIIIGAGVAGMATGSYAQMSGLETRIFEKHVLPGGCCTAWSRKGYIFDYCIEWLNGTAPGNNANQVWRELGALDGKTVKNFELFNKVVDETGREVRFYNDPDRLEKHLIEVSPVDAPLIKAFCDDLRRFTKLALHPFLKPAPLENWREKLAMMRQVLPAFRLFWRTGAAQMGPYADRFADPLLRRGFRNMFFQDPQNFAVLPYLYNLAEAHNDNVGFPQGGSLGLSRSVEERYLGLGGIINYRTRVDRIVIEDGRAVGVELKNGEKHYADHVVAACDGMFTLHGLLDGKYTNPRLDKLFNDVLHRPGERYPGVVSAFVGFEGDVPAGESHSTTYLLSAQEAARLPGADQGSLVVQLRSRYSDGFAPEGKSVIHCTYFSDFDYWKTLRSTDRKQYWAKKREVAQFVREFLEKLYPGIGERIELVDVGTPATTERYTGNHKGAILAWKSPDADDLLAALVNKDRMRLKGLTGFSMAGHWINGGSLIKAASSGRFAAQYLCEELGVPFKAWESGNREPWHRDKLGHLPQLDNDPPLERPRPLRLVETPPLPALSPAPAA; the protein is encoded by the coding sequence ATGTCGCCTGACGCGGACGCGGCCAAACCGTCGAAGTCGGGCCCGGACTGGAGCGCGCGCGAGCGTGCTCCAGGGGCCAGGCCGCGGGTGATCATCATCGGCGCCGGCGTGGCCGGCATGGCCACCGGCAGCTACGCCCAGATGAGCGGCCTGGAAACCCGCATCTTCGAAAAACACGTGCTGCCGGGCGGTTGCTGCACGGCGTGGTCGCGCAAGGGTTATATTTTCGATTACTGCATCGAGTGGCTCAACGGCACCGCGCCGGGCAACAACGCTAACCAGGTGTGGCGCGAACTCGGCGCGCTCGACGGCAAGACGGTCAAGAACTTCGAGCTGTTCAACAAGGTCGTCGACGAGACCGGCCGCGAGGTGCGCTTCTACAACGATCCCGATCGCCTGGAAAAACACCTGATCGAGGTTTCGCCGGTCGACGCGCCGTTGATCAAGGCGTTCTGCGACGACCTGCGCCGCTTCACCAAGCTGGCCTTGCATCCGTTCCTGAAACCGGCGCCGCTGGAAAACTGGCGCGAGAAGCTGGCGATGATGCGCCAGGTATTGCCTGCGTTCCGATTGTTCTGGCGCACCGGCGCGGCGCAGATGGGGCCGTATGCGGACCGTTTCGCCGATCCGCTGCTGCGTCGCGGCTTTCGCAACATGTTCTTCCAGGACCCGCAGAACTTCGCGGTGCTGCCGTACCTGTACAACCTGGCCGAAGCGCACAACGACAACGTCGGCTTTCCGCAGGGCGGCTCGCTGGGGCTGTCGCGTTCGGTCGAGGAGCGTTACCTGGGCCTGGGCGGGATCATCAACTACCGCACCCGGGTCGATCGCATCGTGATCGAGGACGGCCGCGCGGTCGGGGTCGAACTCAAGAACGGCGAGAAGCACTACGCCGACCACGTCGTCGCCGCCTGCGACGGCATGTTCACCCTGCATGGATTGCTCGACGGCAAGTACACCAATCCGCGCCTGGACAAATTGTTCAACGACGTGCTGCATCGGCCCGGCGAACGTTATCCCGGCGTGGTCTCGGCCTTCGTCGGGTTCGAAGGCGACGTGCCGGCCGGCGAATCGCACAGCACGACCTACCTGCTCAGCGCGCAGGAGGCGGCCAGGTTGCCGGGCGCCGATCAAGGCAGCCTGGTGGTGCAACTGCGTTCGCGTTATTCCGACGGTTTCGCGCCGGAAGGCAAGTCGGTGATCCATTGCACCTACTTCAGCGACTTCGATTACTGGAAGACCCTGCGCAGCACCGATCGCAAGCAGTACTGGGCGAAGAAGCGCGAAGTGGCGCAGTTCGTGCGCGAGTTCCTGGAGAAACTCTATCCGGGCATCGGCGAACGCATCGAACTGGTCGACGTCGGCACGCCGGCCACCACCGAGCGTTACACCGGCAATCACAAGGGCGCGATCCTGGCCTGGAAATCGCCGGACGCCGACGATCTGCTCGCCGCCCTGGTCAACAAGGACCGCATGCGGCTCAAGGGCCTCACCGGCTTCTCGATGGCCGGCCACTGGATCAACGGCGGCAGCCTGATCAAGGCCGCGTCCAGCGGACGCTTCGCCGCGCAGTACCTGTGCGAGGAACTCGGCGTGCCGTTCAAGGCCTGGGAAAGCGGCAATCGCGAACCCTGGCATCGCGACAAGCTCGGCCATCTGCCGCAACTCGACAACGACCCGCCGCTCGAACGCCCCCGGCCGCTGCGCCTGGTGGAAACCCCGCCGCTGCCGGCCTTGTCGCCGGCGCCCGCCGCCTGA